The genomic DNA AATGAAAACGGACTTTCTATTCTTGTTATATTACCTTCTGTAGCCTTAACTTTCCTGTGACAGCTGGAAGAACATAGCCATAAATATGTTTGCAGGAAACTGAAGAATTTTCATGTCGTGGCATGCACACCCAATAGCAACTTCctttcagcaagaaaaacagttgAAAAATGTCTGCAAATGTTATATGTTGATGAAATTCTGCATACCATcttaaattctcattttaaacaTAATAAAAGCTCCCAATAGCAGATGGAAGTATTAACCATGTTTTAAAGAATGCCTTCGGAGATGACTGATTGCTCTCAGctggcagcatctctgcaccCACCAAGATAGCAAGTAAGCCCTGCCATCTAACAGATAAGCCTCCGGGGTCTGGAAAATCTCATCCAAGGCAACTGTGAGCCTTGTGTGTCCTTTGTGTGAAAGATGGAGATGGGTACTCAGCCATTTAGTGTTAACAGGGgtccagaaagaaaagcttgctAGAagatacaggaagaaaataattaaacagaTACAGTCTGGgagtcactgaaaaaaaaaatgcagcttcctCTCCTGAGAATGTGTGAGAGTGCTGTAGGTGTGTAAGAGTAGCTGTGGATTAGTGCTCTGCACATCTGAGATGGGCTTTGGTCCTCTTCTGCCCAGGTATGAAACACACCAGTATCACAAACACGCCGAGTCCTTCTCATGTTGCCAAACCCCTGGGTGTTTTACATTGTTTCATCAAGTATTAAATAAGCAGAGTAGTCAGAGTGTGTAATGATAGAATAGAAAATGTGAGGGGTGCATGTGAGCATCACACTGAGAGCAAATCACTCCTCTCCTtcagtctccagagatggaaAAACGTAGTGTGGCCACAGGCTGAGATTGTCAGAGGCTGCAGAGGCCTAATGCTTCACACTGCAAATGAGAAAGTTAAGGGGCAGGGGATACTAGCAGAGTggcaaacaaacaagtaaagCCCCTTGTTTATAACCAGCACTGAGTCCTGCTTGCCTTTCCAGATCAGTCTGCAGAGAAAATTGGCATCAGATCATTCTGATAGAGCTGGAAAGGGATAGGGCAGTGTAACTGCAGCTGCGGAGGACAGCAGGCATCTCTGCCCTACTTGCACAGGCTGCCTCCccttttgctgccttctgctccaAAGCTGCAGCCAATGCGTGTTGCTTGGCCAAGGTCCCTGTGTCCCATGCTTGGCCAGAGGGCTGCTGGAAGTCACTGAGAAGAAGCGCCGTGTGTGAGAGGGAGCGTTGGCAGCAGCTCGTGAAGGCCAGGGGTTCTGCTCTGCTTCATAGCTCGTCTCGCTCTTCCTCGCTGCAAATGCAGGCGCTCCGCTGGCTGTTCATGAAGGGCCGGCAGCCCAGGGTCCAGACAGCATTGAACACTGTGTCTGCGACGGACTCACAGGCTGCGGGGAAGGAAGAGATCAGGCAGTCAGGAGCGGGCTCTGTAGGGCATTGGCAGGCTGAGCCCTGTGCTGAGTCCTGTGGTATTGCAGTTGGGAACATGGACTGTTTCTGGGTATTGTATTTGTACAAATCCAGAAGTTACCTTCAGCAAAAAAGTGGGGACTCTTCTCCTCCTGATGCGGCACCAACTTCCCTCCCTGCCAGCCACGTCTCTCAGGCTTTTCTGCTTGGTGGATCACTTGCAGCACTGCAACTAGTGCTGTGTACCCAGCAGATTTCCCACTAGACAttggcagcactgtttctccCAGCTGCCTCTCCTTACAACTGTTTATAGCCACTATGAACTAATCTTTGCAGGTGTTTGGAAGGTGCAGTGCCAGCATGCTGTGACTGCAACAGTGTGCCTGACTGCTAGcccctttctttcctctaaaaCAGCCCTTGTCAGATCAACAGGTTAATATAAGATCTTTTAAGGTTGTGGCTCAGTGGTGCTATCTGTAGTGCCATTGTCATCTCTTATCTGTGAACCAGAGCCCAGTCCCTGGTTCTCCAACTCATTGGCCCTTGGCCATGTACAGGTTTGAGCATGTGGCTCGCAGGCTCTGGAAGACTTTTTGATCTTCCATGAAGGTATCTGAACTCTCAGGGAGGGCATCCAAGGATTAAAAGAATTGCTTCTAGGggttttggtttcctttttctcctttccacaCATCTTTCCTAGCATGTCCCCATGTTAAATAACTTCAGATGTCCATCCCTGGGGCAGGAGCGTGTATTCTCCCTCAGCACTGACCCATCTTTAACACTACTGGGCAGACACCCTGCTCCCTTCTGCAggtttctgctttgtttggcAAAGAGGTGTCTCCCTGTGCACACCCTCCCTTCCCTGCCACCACTTGTTCCCTACTTGGGGGATTTGAGCTGGGGAGCCTACCTTCCACCTTGGAGACAAAGCCAAGGCTGCGCTTGAGATCAGAGCAGATGGAATGGAGGCACCAGCGGAACTTGGCATCGCAGCGGTATTTGTTGGCTCCACAGGTGTCATAACAAATGTCCAGCTGGTTGCAGCACTTGGTCATGGCAGGGATACCCAAATCTAgctgggaaatgaaagaaaaggagcatCTCTTGGCTGCTTCCTGGCCTCAAAATCGCACAGCCACAAGTGGCTGAGAATTTACAGTGCCCGACTGGCTCAGTGCCCCCAAACCAGAGGTATGGCAGAGcctccatttctctttctttgtttttgcacaGCCTGCTTCTTGGCCTAGTAAATCATCTAAAAGGGTTATCAATGCCTTGCTTCTTACAGATGTGTTTATGGGACCAAGGACAAACACAGCTTGCTTGGAGAGAACCTGCAGCTTAGCTAATAACTGTGGGTGGGTGGAGCAAGTCTGTCTCCTAGAGGGATGGGACTCATTAGCTAGTtagaaattcttcctcttttcagCCTTCCTCATGCAGTATTTATTTAGGagatgtgttttttcttcattgcattCAGTGCTCATGATTGCCTGCATAAGGAGGTGGCACCGCAGAAATCCCCACAAGGTTTGCAATGAAACGTGGTTTAAGGAACTAATCTAACATGAAAAATGGGCTTTAAAGGGAGGGTTTTTTGGAGCAGGAATCTGTCTAATTGCTTCTTCATAGGCAGCAGTAATGCACTGGCTGAATAGTAATTCCTGCTCTAAGAGCCTCCTGGGAGAGCTCTTCCTGGTGATTCcaatattatttcattaattgCCTTTAAAGTGGTGAAAAGGTACAGTATTAATGCctacagttttatttcagtgctcaAGAGAGGCAAAAAGCATGGGAAGGACAAAGGGCCAGGCGAGGATAATACATTCAGGCATTGCTGCTTGTGCGTTATGTTAATGCTCAATTAGCGTAGGCCCTGAGCTGCCCAGTGTTGGGTGTTTTCTGTCCTAAAGGCAGAGAACTGatgatatcttttttttccccccacactGATGCTCTGCTTGGCCAGCCCTTTTCTTCTTGTAGTGCTAATCTGCTCAGGAATCTTTCAGTACCTACAAAGCAACAGGTCAGGCCTTCATAAGCCTAACTTCTGCCTACATGATTCCTGCTTGTCTTCCATTAGCAGCTGAGGTTTAATGCTTTCCTGACTGACAATAAATGGGGCCATGCTTAGGCTGACTCCTCCTCgcctgctgtcagcagccagcCATGTCTCCTGGCAGTCCTGGCAGACAGCTCATCCCCAGCACAACCCACTGGTACTCCCTTCTccagagctgggaggagaagCATCGCACTGGCAGCACGCAGCACAGCTAAGCATAGTCCCTCCCCCACATCATTAGCAGCTTAGAGATGGTTAGCTGTGAGTAGAGAATTTCATTAGTTAGGAACAGTACATACACTTTGGGGTACCTTGAGCCCCAGAAAATAGGAGCTGCAGCCATTTGGTTCTTGGGGCTTGTAGTGAGGTCGTGGCATCGGAGCCTTCcctgaggaagaaaggaaaaacatgaagaaCACTGATCTTCCCAAGGGCTGTACCAAAGAGCTCTGGGACTCTCCCCAGCTCTTAGCCATGGGTGAGTCCCTcttcacagctgcagctggggctATCCAGCTGCATTCTTAATTCCTCCAGAAATCTCCTCTCCACCCCCAGTGTGCTCAGGGTGAGGGAGCTACGGATCAATGCAGAGCCATTCCTGGCTGATCTTGGGCCCTGTGTTTGGTGATGTGCTGTTCTTTTAAGCTCTGTTTCTTCTTGTCAGCACTGATAACCATTTCAGatacttttccctttttttcttccagggtACCTGAATTACCTGCCATCAATACAGCTGTAAGTCTGTTGTGTTTTTGGAAAGGCCTCACAGCAGAATCCCTTAGAAGGTCATATGTGGGAACACTCCCAGCACCTTCTAAATTAAAAACTGCCTGAGTGGTTTTGTTTAAACAACAGGCTTGCAACAAATAGCAAACCAAAACACTGTCTGGCTGTGGGATGTCAATAGGCAGCTTTTTCCAGCCCTACACAAATGCAGTAGGCTTCAGGGATTTAACTGTCTGCAGGCTGAGATAAAGCTCTCCTGCTGACTTTCTCAGCAGGCAGTGGCATTTGTGTGGGGAGGTATTTCTCAGTGCTATTGTCTCCCCTTTTTGTCCCCTTCAAATAGGCCAGATCTGGTTCCTGCTCCAAATAGTTCTCTAGTGCAGAAAGCATTGTTGTTCTGAGCAGGTAGAACTGAATTAAGAGTAGTGAAAGAACACCAATCAGTTGGTCACAGCACATTGCCATTACAAGATTGCCTTTGCACCAATACGTAATTTAAGTCCATTGAGATATGCTGGCATTTTGATGGTTATGCTATAGAGAGAAGGGATTGTGTCTATAGATCGGCTGAATCTTATAACCCAAAACTCACAGGCAATACAGTGAGAGGAGGACTGCTCCCTGGATGCATTTCACAGCGCAAGTACAGTTTTGGAAGGGACCAAGAGCTGGGACTCAGAGTTCAACCCAAgctgaggaaggaagcagaggcaAGTTCACAGTTCAAGGTGGATTTTGCAGGATGAGAACAAATTTTAATGACTTGCTTGTAATATTGGCAGTAAGTTATGATCTTGCAGCACGTTGTCAGTTATGGGGTAAGAAGGGAGAGCAGGAGTGGGGCTATTTTTGGATATGGAAGTAACTGTTTCCAGGGAAAATCTTCAATAAGCTTAAGCTACAGCTATTGTGATGTCTTACACAGGTGgctgaagtgaaaaaatatCTGGTGAGTACTGCGGAATCAACAGAAGTGCTCAAGATGAGCCCATGTAGGAAAgccacctcctcctctctgACAAATTGAGCTTAATCATTTGTCAAGTGCACCTTTCTGAACTCCTTCTCAGCTAGATAAAGTCCAAGACACCACGCTTAACCTCTCTCCCACAGCTTGTTTTGTagctcaggaaaacaaaaacaaaagcaaggcaCCATTTACAAGTAATCCTCATTCTACACATAGCAACTCTGTGATTGATATCGCTTACTGCTTGCCTCTCCTATGGGCACGTCTGTGATGGGGAGGGGATGAGGTAAGTCCTGCCAGCTGGGTTTCATCACTtgccacacagccctgctgagaaagCTTCTTCTGTAGAGTAATATTTCAGGGCACAGTCTCATTGGCATCATAGAGAACTGAGGTCGAGCTGCTAATGGGAAGTGAGTTTCCCTGATGCATTTTAATATCTCCAGGCTGCCGTAGCTGTATCAAGGGACTGCGGAACAGCCAGCTGGCTAGAGGAGATCTCTGGCCCATGCAGGAGGTctcaggcactgcagtgctggtaCAGTGGGGCAGGGGAATGCAATACATTTCTATGTGAATAGATGGTCCTGGGGTCCCACACTGTGACCCTCCAAGTCCTGCCTGCCTAGACAGCTGGGAGAAGTTATTCAGGGATTTACTCCCTGTTCAGGACACTGTTCCCCCCAAGATGCTTACAGAGGTTTCATAGTAAGGGGGAGATATTTTCCAGCAAATACTTGTATAAACAAAATTTCCTGATTTAAGGGAGTAATCTGTCATGTTGTCTGTTTTCTCACCTCACCAGGTGCTGATAAATCCAATCTAGCAGCCAGAACAGCCAGTTCTTTGTGCTCAGCTGAAGATGGATGTGTCAATTACAGGTGAGTCCTGACCTTTATCGTGGCAAAATAAGCAATTATCAGTATCCCTTGTCTGAAATGAAAGAGTGGAATGCACCAATTTTATTCCTTGGCTGGAGAGAGAGCAATCAGGCCCTGATTCAGCAGCAAGGCAATACAGATGGCTGGCATTCATTCTTCAGGGCACAGGCATTTAGTCTCACTGGTTTGGGATCCTCCCTGCATCCCCTCCAACTACATGAGCTAGAGTCCAGCACAGGCAAGTAGTTCTGGGGGGGCCAGAAGGACCTGTGGAAGTATGTGAGCAGTGTTTGAGAATTGCTGCTTCTGCCAATGCTTAATACTTGTTCAGGAGAGGACAAAAAACACTGCTAAAGAAGTacttgttgttttcctttcaaggTAAAGCATTTCTCTGATATGAAGCAGGATGTTCCAGAGGAATGGGCAGGCCTTTgcacaggagcagggcagtggaGCCAGGACAGGGGAAAGCCATGGCCTGAGAGCAATGACTTCTCTGGAACAATGGTGAGTCATGAGCCTCCCTGAATCGAGCTTCGTCACCCATCTTCCCTTCCGTGGCCTCAGCACACTATAGCATCTGTATTTCTCCCTATGTCTTCCCCACTGTGGGCTCAGGAGATGTTTCCATCGGGCTGAGGAACATTGCAGATAGGCCCACACAGCCCAGGGAGACACAGTGTGCAGCCCACTTCCTAGAAGAAGTGGGATGTGTGTGGACAGAAACTGAGCTGGGAGGATCTCTCCAAAGCATAGAGTCCATGACTGTAAACTGGAATGCTCAAGGC from Lagopus muta isolate bLagMut1 chromosome 5, bLagMut1 primary, whole genome shotgun sequence includes the following:
- the PLA2G12B gene encoding group XIIB secretory phospholipase A2-like protein isoform X1, producing MRARGLRPGCRMRLLLEAAVLCLTLCLGHSTEETTQENTAQTSYTESYFPEWGIGAIRDSFETVNSYFDSFLELLGGKNGVCQYRCRYGKAPMPRPHYKPQEPNGCSSYFLGLKVPQSLDLGIPAMTKCCNQLDICYDTCGANKYRCDAKFRWCLHSICSDLKRSLGFVSKVEACESVADTVFNAVWTLGCRPFMNSQRSACICSEEERDEL
- the PLA2G12B gene encoding group XIIB secretory phospholipase A2-like protein isoform X2, which translates into the protein MRARGLRPGCRMRLLLEAAVLCLTLCLGHSTEETTQENTAQTSYTESYFPEWGIGAIRDSFETVNSYFDSFLELLGGKNGVCQYRCRYGKAPMPRPHYKPQEPNGCSSYFLGLKLDLGIPAMTKCCNQLDICYDTCGANKYRCDAKFRWCLHSICSDLKRSLGFVSKVEACESVADTVFNAVWTLGCRPFMNSQRSACICSEEERDEL